In a genomic window of Telopea speciosissima isolate NSW1024214 ecotype Mountain lineage chromosome 5, Tspe_v1, whole genome shotgun sequence:
- the LOC122661028 gene encoding rRNA-processing protein fcf2-like, producing MPENRASIGLTWEPKVLLPSMIKTGPEVLQKLPENVVWKPESELVDGLFVPPNDPRKMNKFLRKQVKDTAGKSWFEMPAPTITPELKKDLQMLKLRSVIDPKRHYKKGDTKSKTLPKYFQVGTVVESASDFFSGRLTKKERKATLADELLSDRSLGEYRKRKVREIEEQNQSVGNQKWKIKGKQSWKRAKQRRHV from the exons ATGCCTGAGAACAGGGCATCCATTGGTCTTACATGGGAGCCAAAGGTACTTCTCCCATCTATGATAAAAACTGGGCCTGAGGTATTACAGAAACTACCCGAAAATGTGGTATGGAAGCCTGAAAGTGAGCTTGTTGACGGACTCTTTGTTCCACCCAATGACCCTAGGAAGATGAACAAGTTTCTGAGGAAACAAGTTAAAGATACGGCTGGTAAAAGCTG GTTTGAAATGCCTGCCCCAACCATCACTCCAGAGTTAAAGAAAGATCTCCAAATGCTAAAG TTGCGTAGTGTAATCGATCCAAAGAGGCATTATAAAAAGGGTGATACAAAGTCAAAGACACTCCCCAAGTATTTCCAG GTTGGTACAGTGGTCGAATCTGCATCAGATTTTTTCTCAGGTAGGCTCacaaagaaggagaggaaagcAACCCTTGCAGATGAGCTACTTTCTGATCGGTCCCTTGGGGAGTATAG GAAACGGAAGGTTCGAGAGATCGAGGAGCAGAACCAGTCAGTTGGGaaccagaaatggaagattAAGGGTAAGCAATCCTGGAAGCGTGCTAAGCAAAGAAGGCATGTTTGA